The proteins below come from a single Candidatus Eisenbacteria bacterium genomic window:
- the ispG gene encoding (E)-4-hydroxy-3-methylbut-2-enyl-diphosphate synthase, with translation MERRRTRTVMVGNVPVGGEHPIVLQSMTNTDTEDAEATARQAAALARAGARIVRFAVPTLRSVAAIARARESLRAAGVHVPIAADVHFAPGAALAAAEVAEKVRINPGNFADRPDRTVRGETFEEGAGRAAEIFGPLVEALRKRGAALRIGVNHGSLSARMCERFGDTPEGMVESALEYLRVCERLGYREVIVSLKSSIPAVTVAANRLFAERVDREGGCYPLHLGVTEAGLGEEGRARSAAGIGALLAGGLGDTVRVSLTEDPVEEIPAARAIVGFGEKARKEREERRGGGGATREIPALRVGPVSIGAAAPFAVMADAEAAAGETGEPPELSVVEERGAVKEKARAGAAVLLRSDRPARDLAACGAPPHGLLFDYPLDSAEEGTALGRALASSGIVPFPMLRAASVREIGRMIDRLVDEMPEAARGGAAIGAPSGAPADLVPALDDALAARGLGWPVVIVESGARDPLERAVRAAGPLLGGFGSVLWIRGAAPSAAFDLLQGTRRRLTRVEYISCPCCGRTTLDVEAAVRRVRERTSHLKNLKIAVMGCVVNGPGEMADADFGYVGGGRRRVDLYAGREKVERGVPEEEAVDRLVDLLKKRGRWREP, from the coding sequence ATGGAACGGCGGCGAACCAGAACGGTGATGGTGGGGAACGTGCCTGTCGGCGGCGAGCACCCGATCGTTCTTCAGTCGATGACGAACACGGACACGGAGGACGCCGAGGCGACGGCGCGGCAGGCGGCGGCGCTCGCGCGCGCCGGCGCGCGGATCGTTCGTTTCGCCGTCCCCACGCTCCGATCGGTGGCGGCGATCGCCCGCGCGCGGGAGTCGCTCCGCGCCGCGGGCGTGCACGTGCCGATCGCGGCGGACGTGCACTTCGCCCCCGGCGCCGCTCTGGCCGCCGCCGAAGTCGCCGAGAAGGTGCGGATCAACCCGGGGAACTTCGCCGACCGGCCGGACCGGACCGTCCGGGGGGAGACCTTTGAAGAGGGCGCCGGGCGGGCGGCGGAGATTTTCGGCCCGCTGGTGGAGGCGCTCCGGAAGCGGGGGGCGGCGCTCCGGATCGGCGTGAACCACGGCTCCCTCTCGGCGCGGATGTGCGAGCGTTTCGGCGACACGCCGGAGGGGATGGTCGAATCGGCGCTGGAGTATCTGCGGGTGTGCGAGCGGCTCGGCTACCGGGAGGTGATCGTTTCCTTGAAGTCTTCTATCCCGGCGGTGACGGTGGCGGCGAACCGCCTCTTCGCGGAGAGGGTCGACCGCGAGGGGGGTTGTTACCCGCTTCACCTCGGCGTGACCGAGGCGGGGCTCGGGGAGGAGGGGCGCGCGCGGAGCGCCGCGGGGATCGGCGCGCTTCTCGCGGGCGGGCTCGGCGACACGGTGCGCGTGTCGCTCACCGAGGACCCGGTGGAGGAGATCCCGGCGGCGCGCGCGATCGTCGGTTTCGGTGAGAAGGCGCGCAAGGAGCGGGAGGAGCGGCGCGGCGGCGGCGGAGCGACGCGTGAGATTCCGGCTCTCCGCGTCGGGCCGGTTTCGATCGGCGCCGCGGCTCCCTTCGCGGTGATGGCGGACGCGGAAGCGGCCGCGGGAGAGACGGGCGAGCCGCCGGAACTGTCGGTGGTCGAAGAGCGCGGCGCGGTGAAAGAGAAAGCGCGGGCGGGAGCGGCGGTTCTTCTTCGGAGCGACCGGCCGGCGCGGGATCTCGCGGCGTGCGGCGCGCCGCCGCACGGGCTCCTCTTCGATTACCCGCTCGACTCCGCGGAGGAGGGGACGGCGCTCGGCCGGGCGCTCGCGTCATCGGGTATCGTCCCCTTCCCGATGCTCCGGGCCGCCTCGGTTCGCGAGATCGGGCGGATGATCGACAGGCTCGTCGACGAGATGCCGGAAGCGGCGCGCGGCGGCGCGGCGATCGGGGCGCCGTCGGGCGCGCCCGCGGACCTCGTCCCCGCGCTCGACGACGCGCTCGCGGCGAGGGGACTCGGCTGGCCGGTGGTGATCGTCGAGAGCGGAGCTCGGGATCCTCTGGAACGGGCGGTGCGCGCCGCCGGCCCGCTGCTCGGCGGTTTCGGAAGCGTTCTGTGGATCCGGGGCGCCGCCCCTTCCGCCGCTTTCGATCTTCTGCAGGGGACGCGCCGGCGCCTGACCCGCGTGGAGTACATCAGCTGCCCCTGCTGCGGCCGGACCACCCTCGACGTGGAGGCGGCGGTCCGCCGGGTGCGCGAGAGAACTTCCCACCTGAAGAACCTGAAGATCGCCGTCATGGGGTGCGTGGTGAACGGCCCGGGGGAGATGGCCGACGCGGACTTCGGCTACGTCGGCGGCGGGCGCCGACGCGTCGATCTCTACGCGGGCCGGGAAAAGGTGGAACGCGGCGTCCCCGAGGAAGAGGCCGTGGATCGACTGGTCGATCTCCTGAAAAAGCGGGGGCGTTGGCGGGAGCCGTAG
- a CDS encoding PEGA domain-containing protein yields the protein MRVVSALSPIVLLALLAVVPVARAEEGVLHLHGTPGADVRVDGRSLGKTPVVALRLSEGRHEIRLEKSGFETLTRTIWVGPVRGESRAYYLHEKRRRDAAWRAAVLPGWGTRYGDHAKRGALYTAAEAGALLYALYEDIRFRDRKSEYDDADRLYQEALTDAEIAEFRATRQSAYDRMDRSQTNRNNALLAAAAVYGVSLLDAVFLFPFGDDPEPEACALRPVLRTGRDGVRASLRLVF from the coding sequence GTGCGCGTCGTTTCGGCTCTATCCCCGATCGTCTTGCTCGCGCTCCTCGCCGTCGTCCCCGTCGCGCGGGCCGAAGAGGGCGTGCTCCATTTGCACGGCACCCCGGGCGCCGATGTCCGGGTGGACGGCCGGAGCCTGGGGAAAACCCCCGTCGTCGCTCTCCGCCTCTCCGAAGGCCGCCATGAGATACGCCTCGAAAAATCCGGTTTCGAAACCCTGACCCGGACGATCTGGGTCGGACCGGTCCGGGGGGAGAGCCGAGCCTACTATCTGCACGAGAAGAGACGCCGGGACGCGGCCTGGCGGGCCGCCGTCTTACCCGGCTGGGGAACGCGTTACGGCGATCACGCCAAGCGGGGCGCCTTGTACACGGCCGCCGAAGCGGGCGCCCTTCTTTATGCTCTCTACGAGGATATCCGCTTCCGGGACCGGAAGAGTGAATACGATGACGCGGACCGCCTCTACCAAGAGGCATTGACCGACGCGGAGATCGCCGAGTTTCGGGCGACGCGCCAATCCGCCTACGACCGAATGGACCGCTCCCAGACGAACAGGAACAACGCCCTCCTCGCCGCGGCTGCGGTCTACGGCGTCTCTCTTCTGGACGCGGTTTTTCTGTTTCCATTCGGCGACGACCCGGAACCGGAAGCGTGCGCGCTCCGCCCGGTCTTGCGAACCGGCCGGGACGGCGTCCGCGCGTCGCTCCGACTCGTCTTTTAG
- a CDS encoding mechanosensitive ion channel family protein — translation MDRLREIWNLGFQGVTVGDGATLVGILLAALIVRKIFQSIILDRLRKLADRTRTDIDDHLIQAVERPVGALIILVGFRVAFAVLRLPSEPLDVQRFLRVLIIVLITLDVTWLFIRLTDVLTLFLAKMTQKTESTLDDQLVPLIRKTVKVVFAILAFVVVVQNLGYQVTGLLAGLGIGGLAFALAAQTTLSNLFGSVTIILDRPFRVGELVSGDGFLGVIEEIGLRSTRVRTLDKTMVTVPNAKLADMTVDNLTQRSRRRVRFTLGVTYETDADRMERALERIRAVLEAREDAEPGSIVVRFAGFGDSSLDILVQFLSIRTDWAEYLTVRQEVNLAIMRELEALGLEVAFPTRTVYFRQEDSWGPDAAQEPKSA, via the coding sequence ATGGATCGTCTGCGCGAAATCTGGAATCTGGGCTTTCAGGGGGTGACCGTCGGCGACGGCGCCACGCTGGTGGGGATCCTCCTCGCCGCGCTCATCGTCCGCAAGATCTTCCAATCCATCATCTTGGACCGGCTCAGAAAACTCGCCGACCGGACCCGCACCGACATCGACGACCACCTGATCCAAGCGGTGGAGCGCCCCGTCGGCGCACTGATCATCCTCGTCGGCTTCCGCGTCGCCTTCGCCGTGCTCCGGCTGCCGTCGGAGCCCCTCGACGTGCAGCGTTTCCTTCGCGTGTTAATCATCGTTCTCATCACGCTGGACGTCACCTGGCTCTTCATCCGGCTGACCGACGTGCTGACCCTCTTTCTCGCGAAGATGACGCAAAAAACCGAGTCCACTCTGGACGATCAGCTGGTGCCGCTCATCCGCAAGACGGTCAAGGTCGTGTTCGCCATACTCGCCTTCGTCGTGGTCGTGCAAAACCTGGGTTACCAGGTCACCGGGCTCCTCGCCGGCCTCGGCATCGGCGGCCTCGCTTTCGCCCTGGCCGCGCAGACCACCCTCTCGAACCTCTTCGGATCGGTCACCATCATCCTGGACCGCCCCTTCCGCGTGGGAGAGCTGGTCTCCGGCGACGGCTTCCTCGGAGTCATCGAGGAGATCGGCCTCCGCTCCACGCGGGTGCGGACGCTCGACAAGACGATGGTCACGGTGCCGAACGCCAAGCTCGCCGACATGACCGTGGACAATCTGACCCAGCGGTCGCGGCGGCGCGTGCGCTTCACCCTGGGGGTCACCTACGAGACCGACGCGGACCGGATGGAACGGGCGCTGGAGCGGATCCGCGCCGTCTTGGAGGCGCGGGAGGACGCGGAACCGGGCTCGATCGTCGTCCGCTTCGCCGGATTCGGCGACAGCAGCCTGGACATCCTGGTGCAGTTCCTGTCGATTCGTACCGACTGGGCGGAATACCTCACCGTCCGGCAAGAGGTGAACCTGGCGATCATGCGCGAGCTGGAGGCGCTCGGCCTGGAGGTCGCCTTCCCGACCCGCACCGTTTATTTCAGGCAAGAAGATAGTTGGGGGCCGGACGCCGCTCAGGAGCCGAAGAGCGCGTAG
- a CDS encoding HD domain-containing protein — protein sequence MDQPELAERISVAVRDAGGRALAVGGYVRDRILGIDEERKDVDLEVFGLEPDRLIEVLRPFGRVDLVGKAFGVLKVGGVDVSIPRRETKIGSGHKGFHVESDPHLSFEEAGRRRDLTINAMGLDLLSGEVLDPHDGRGDIRFRMLRAVDPDHFGEDPLRVLRVCRFAARFLFHVERETADLCRALDLSELPPERIFEEFRRGLLDSEFPSVMLQTMRFLGVLRFFPELETLIDCPQEYEWHPEGDVWVHTLMVVDAAASLRTGDPEVDLILMLAAICHDLGKPPATVNENGRIRSPNHEQMGEGPTRSFLGRMTREKRLVEEVVTLVVHHLRPHSLHKCGAGPAAVRRLAVKVPIERLVRHARADHYGRTTPDALARVFPAGDWLLEQARDLEVADRAPQPILMGRHLLERGYVPGPEMGEMLDRAFEAQIEGEFADLDGALLWLERHR from the coding sequence ATGGATCAGCCGGAACTGGCGGAACGCATTTCGGTCGCCGTGCGCGACGCGGGGGGACGCGCCCTCGCCGTGGGCGGTTACGTCCGCGACCGGATCCTCGGAATCGACGAGGAACGCAAGGATGTGGACCTGGAGGTGTTCGGCCTCGAACCGGACCGCCTGATCGAGGTGCTTCGCCCCTTCGGACGCGTCGACTTGGTGGGGAAGGCCTTCGGCGTGCTCAAGGTGGGCGGAGTGGACGTCTCCATCCCGCGGCGGGAGACCAAGATCGGTTCCGGCCACAAGGGTTTCCACGTCGAGTCCGATCCGCACCTCTCCTTCGAGGAGGCGGGGCGGCGCCGGGACCTCACCATCAACGCCATGGGGCTCGACCTGCTGAGCGGCGAAGTGCTCGATCCGCACGACGGACGGGGGGACATCCGCTTTCGCATGCTCCGCGCCGTCGATCCGGATCACTTCGGCGAGGATCCACTCCGGGTGCTGCGGGTCTGTCGTTTCGCGGCGCGCTTCCTCTTCCATGTGGAAAGGGAGACCGCCGATCTCTGCCGGGCCCTCGATCTCTCGGAGCTGCCGCCGGAGCGGATATTCGAGGAGTTTCGCCGCGGCCTCCTCGACTCGGAATTTCCCTCGGTGATGCTTCAGACCATGCGTTTTCTCGGCGTGCTCCGCTTCTTCCCGGAGCTGGAGACTCTGATCGACTGCCCGCAGGAGTACGAGTGGCATCCCGAGGGGGACGTGTGGGTGCACACGCTGATGGTGGTGGATGCCGCCGCGTCGCTCCGGACCGGCGACCCCGAAGTGGATCTGATCCTGATGCTCGCCGCGATCTGCCACGACCTGGGGAAACCGCCCGCCACGGTGAACGAGAACGGCCGGATCCGCTCTCCGAATCACGAGCAGATGGGGGAAGGACCGACGCGGAGCTTCCTTGGTCGAATGACACGCGAGAAACGCCTCGTCGAGGAGGTGGTCACCCTGGTGGTGCATCACCTCCGGCCGCATTCTCTCCACAAATGCGGCGCCGGGCCCGCCGCGGTGCGCCGCCTCGCCGTCAAGGTGCCGATCGAAAGGCTGGTGCGCCACGCCCGCGCCGATCATTACGGAAGGACCACGCCGGACGCGCTCGCCCGGGTTTTCCCCGCCGGCGACTGGCTCTTGGAACAGGCGCGCGATCTCGAGGTGGCGGACCGGGCTCCCCAACCGATCCTGATGGGCCGTCATCTTCTGGAGCGCGGGTACGTTCCCGGCCCGGAGATGGGGGAGATGCTCGACCGCGCCTTCGAAGCGCAGATCGAAGGGGAATTCGCCGACCTGGACGGCGCGCTCCTCTGGCTCGAACGCCACCGCTGA
- the clpB gene encoding ATP-dependent chaperone ClpB — MDLNRMTQKSQEAVQAAQSTAVRFGHQEVDGEHLLLALLEQAEGLLPRLLRRMEIEPEEMRAEMERVLSARPSVSGPGAEPGKIYVTARLQKIFVRAEDEAKRLRDEYVSVEHLVLALIEEGTKNASGRALHDAGVTRERFLDVLGKVRGGQRVTSASPEGAYEALEKYGIDLVAEARRGRLDPVIGRDAEIRRVIRILSRKTKNNPVLIGEPGVGKTAIVEGLAQRIVRGDVPEWLKDRSVFSLDMGALMAGAKFRGEFEERLKAVLGEIKKSEGRVLLFIDEIHNIVGAGRTEGSTDAGNMLKPMLARGELHCIGATTLDEHRKHLEKDAALERRFQPVLVDAPSVEDTISILRGLRERFEVHHGVRIQDNALVQAAILSNRYISDRFLPDKAIDLVDESCAMIRTEIDSMPADLDEVTRRVMQLEIEEAALKKEKDRASRERLESLRRELADLKGQADGMRAQWEAEKEAITRVRALREEIEKMRRDAEEAERAYDLNRAAELRHGRLPELAEKLRAEEKRIEEGAGERLLREEVTAEEIAEVVSRWTGIPVTRLVEGEREKLLRLDEILHRRVIGQDEAVRLVADAVIRARSGIKDPRRPIGSFIFLGPTGVGKTELAKTLAEALFDTEENMVRIDMSEYMERHTVSRLIGAPPGYVGYEEGGQLTEAVRRKPYSVLLFDEIEKAHHDVFNVLLQILDDGRATDAQGRTVDFKNTVIIMTSNIGSTHLLEGVTDQGEIDDAAREEVMREMRRHFRPEFLNRVDDVVLFKPLRLEEIERIVDLLTAELRQRLDDRCVGLEMTEDARAFIAREGFDPVYGARPLKRFLQHELESRIGRALVAGEAVEGSRVVVGVDGGALDVRVEPPAEGESAEERAARCAVEKGEAGFDDGPIDDAEVVE; from the coding sequence ATGGATCTGAACCGAATGACGCAGAAATCGCAGGAAGCGGTGCAGGCCGCTCAGTCGACCGCCGTGCGTTTCGGCCACCAGGAGGTGGACGGCGAACACCTCTTGCTGGCGCTGCTCGAACAGGCCGAGGGCCTTCTTCCCCGGCTGCTCCGTCGGATGGAGATCGAGCCGGAGGAGATGCGCGCCGAGATGGAGCGCGTACTCTCGGCCCGCCCGTCCGTATCCGGTCCGGGCGCCGAACCGGGGAAGATCTACGTGACCGCCCGTCTGCAGAAAATATTCGTGCGCGCCGAGGACGAAGCGAAGCGGCTGCGGGACGAGTACGTGTCGGTGGAGCATCTGGTCCTCGCGCTGATCGAGGAGGGAACGAAGAACGCCTCGGGCCGCGCGCTCCACGACGCCGGCGTGACGCGCGAGCGTTTCCTCGACGTGCTCGGCAAGGTGCGGGGGGGGCAGAGGGTGACCAGCGCCTCGCCGGAGGGAGCCTACGAGGCGCTCGAAAAGTACGGCATCGACCTGGTCGCCGAGGCGCGTCGGGGACGTCTCGATCCGGTGATCGGGCGGGACGCCGAGATCCGCCGCGTCATTCGTATCCTTTCGCGCAAGACGAAGAACAACCCGGTGTTGATCGGCGAGCCGGGCGTCGGCAAGACCGCCATCGTGGAGGGGCTGGCGCAGAGGATCGTCCGCGGCGACGTGCCGGAGTGGCTGAAAGACCGGTCCGTCTTCTCTCTCGACATGGGCGCGCTGATGGCGGGCGCCAAGTTCCGCGGCGAGTTCGAGGAGCGGCTGAAGGCGGTGCTCGGCGAGATCAAGAAGAGCGAGGGGAGGGTTCTCCTCTTCATCGACGAGATCCACAACATCGTCGGCGCCGGCCGGACCGAAGGGTCCACCGACGCGGGGAACATGTTGAAGCCGATGCTCGCCCGGGGGGAGCTGCACTGCATCGGCGCCACCACGCTCGACGAGCACCGCAAGCACCTGGAGAAGGACGCCGCGCTGGAGAGGCGTTTCCAGCCGGTGCTGGTTGACGCGCCGTCGGTGGAGGACACGATCAGCATTCTGCGCGGGCTCCGCGAGCGCTTCGAGGTGCACCACGGCGTGCGGATCCAGGACAACGCGCTCGTGCAGGCGGCGATCCTTTCCAATCGCTACATCTCGGACCGCTTTCTGCCGGACAAGGCGATCGACCTGGTGGACGAGTCATGCGCCATGATCCGCACCGAAATCGACTCCATGCCGGCGGATTTGGACGAGGTCACCCGGCGCGTGATGCAGCTCGAGATCGAGGAGGCGGCGCTCAAGAAAGAGAAGGATCGGGCGAGTCGGGAGCGGCTGGAGAGCCTGCGCCGGGAGCTGGCGGATTTGAAGGGGCAGGCGGACGGGATGCGGGCGCAGTGGGAGGCGGAGAAAGAGGCGATCACCCGGGTGCGCGCGCTCCGGGAGGAGATCGAGAAGATGCGGCGCGACGCGGAGGAGGCGGAGCGCGCCTACGACCTGAACCGCGCCGCCGAGCTGCGCCACGGGCGGTTGCCGGAGCTTGCGGAGAAGCTGAGGGCGGAGGAGAAGCGTATCGAGGAGGGCGCCGGCGAGAGGCTGCTTCGCGAAGAGGTGACCGCCGAGGAGATCGCCGAGGTGGTGAGCCGCTGGACCGGCATCCCGGTGACGCGCCTCGTGGAGGGGGAGCGGGAGAAGCTGCTCCGCCTCGACGAGATCCTCCATCGGCGCGTGATCGGCCAGGACGAAGCGGTGCGCCTCGTGGCGGACGCGGTGATTCGCGCCCGTTCGGGTATCAAAGACCCGCGCCGCCCCATCGGTTCCTTTATCTTTCTCGGACCCACCGGCGTGGGGAAGACGGAACTCGCCAAGACCCTCGCCGAGGCGCTCTTCGATACGGAAGAGAACATGGTCCGCATCGACATGAGCGAGTACATGGAGCGGCACACCGTGTCGCGTCTGATCGGCGCGCCTCCCGGCTACGTCGGTTACGAGGAGGGAGGACAGCTCACCGAGGCGGTGAGGCGGAAGCCCTATTCGGTGCTCCTCTTCGACGAGATCGAGAAGGCTCACCACGACGTCTTCAACGTGCTGCTGCAGATCTTGGACGACGGCCGCGCCACCGACGCGCAGGGGCGCACGGTGGATTTCAAGAACACGGTGATCATCATGACCTCCAACATCGGGTCGACGCACCTGCTGGAAGGGGTGACCGACCAGGGTGAGATCGACGACGCGGCGCGGGAGGAAGTGATGCGGGAGATGCGCCGCCATTTCCGCCCGGAGTTCCTCAACCGCGTGGACGACGTGGTCCTCTTCAAGCCGCTCCGCCTGGAGGAGATCGAGCGTATCGTGGACCTGCTGACCGCGGAGCTTCGGCAGCGGCTGGATGATCGGTGCGTCGGGTTGGAGATGACCGAGGATGCGCGGGCATTCATCGCCCGGGAGGGCTTCGATCCCGTATACGGCGCGCGGCCGCTCAAACGGTTTCTGCAGCACGAGTTGGAGAGCCGGATCGGGCGCGCCCTCGTGGCGGGCGAGGCGGTCGAGGGATCGCGGGTCGTGGTCGGCGTCGATGGCGGCGCCCTCGACGTGCGGGTCGAGCCGCCGGCGGAGGGGGAGAGTGCCGAGGAACGCGCCGCGCGCTGCGCCGTGGAGAAGGGAGAGGCCGGCTTCGACGACGGCCCGATCGACGACGCGGAAGTGGTCGAGTAA
- a CDS encoding T9SS type A sorting domain-containing protein, with protein sequence MSRKVFFFLAIALLLPAALPAAWADDGEGVDPFRRAEMERRLLAAVRQADTPAKVPAHESVYDVLSYRIDVRLDPSDSTVVGEVVLSALSLTDTLDRIDLDLSDSMTVDSVAGAAVAFSHAGDLLALDLDRTYLSGETFETRVLYHGTPRNIGWKGLYWQANGTDPVVASMDEPFFSHYWWPCKDVPWDKADSSEVILTVPEPMTGVSNGILLDVDSLSESGWRSFRWKTRHPLPPYLIFVAAAEYERIDDVYEYGYDDSMPISHYVWPIHRDAAAVTFELLPQMLGVLENVYGPYPFRDERYGHAVIYGLGAMEHNTCTSFGDRLVVNNHSTDNVVVHELGHQWWGDLVTCADWNHLWLNEGFATYTETIWFEHLYGSSILPNRMAREEYHGSQSVYIDSIPDEDGIFDGRYVPAIYGKGSWVLHMLRHKTGWAGFLGILQRHRNDSVARGGYADTEQFRASCEAETGLDLERFFRQWVYLSGSPSFRALPFVKPGADSLWILLAQDPQQDTCFAADLEITALLEDGTDTLLTAPIGNWVDTLRLDAGGPVAGVLFDEENWLLDDGFTTPLDTALALEGDGGRALLRWAVEDSFYSGVRLYRGDSAEGPWTILAGGTQPLDLEGSYDDGVPTGGAAYYAIRAVSDSLPGWVSTPSNVVEIATPTQTELVFGTEESPASPNPFILGAPYVFRFNLARSGPVTVRVYDVSGRLVRTLHDGSMQSGFAHEVAWDGTNGGGRTVAPGVYLIRFESGNITLTRKVVALR encoded by the coding sequence ATGAGCCGAAAGGTATTTTTCTTTCTCGCGATCGCACTCCTCCTCCCGGCCGCGCTCCCGGCCGCGTGGGCGGACGACGGCGAAGGCGTGGATCCCTTCCGACGGGCGGAGATGGAGAGGCGACTCCTCGCCGCCGTCCGGCAGGCGGACACCCCAGCGAAAGTCCCGGCCCATGAATCCGTTTACGACGTTCTCTCCTATCGCATCGACGTGCGGCTCGACCCCTCCGACTCCACCGTGGTCGGCGAAGTCGTCCTGTCCGCCCTCTCGTTGACGGACACCCTCGACCGGATCGACCTGGACCTCAGCGACTCGATGACCGTCGATTCCGTCGCGGGCGCTGCGGTCGCCTTCTCCCACGCCGGCGATCTCCTCGCTTTGGATTTGGACCGGACCTATCTGTCCGGAGAGACATTCGAAACGCGCGTGCTCTATCACGGCACCCCGCGTAACATCGGATGGAAGGGCCTCTACTGGCAGGCGAACGGGACCGACCCGGTCGTGGCGAGCATGGACGAGCCCTTCTTCTCCCACTACTGGTGGCCCTGCAAGGACGTCCCCTGGGACAAAGCCGACTCCTCCGAGGTGATCCTCACCGTTCCCGAACCGATGACCGGCGTGTCGAACGGAATTCTTCTCGACGTGGATTCTCTCTCCGAGTCCGGCTGGCGTTCCTTCCGATGGAAAACCCGGCACCCCCTTCCCCCCTATCTGATCTTCGTCGCCGCGGCCGAGTACGAACGGATCGACGACGTTTACGAGTACGGGTACGACGACTCCATGCCGATCAGCCACTACGTCTGGCCGATCCACCGGGACGCGGCGGCCGTCACCTTCGAACTCCTCCCGCAGATGCTCGGCGTCCTCGAAAACGTGTACGGCCCCTATCCCTTCCGGGACGAGCGGTACGGCCACGCCGTGATCTACGGTCTCGGCGCGATGGAACACAACACCTGCACCAGCTTCGGCGATCGTCTGGTGGTCAACAACCATTCCACGGACAACGTGGTGGTCCACGAGTTGGGCCACCAGTGGTGGGGAGACCTGGTCACCTGCGCGGACTGGAACCATCTTTGGTTGAACGAGGGATTCGCCACCTACACCGAGACCATCTGGTTCGAGCACCTCTACGGCTCATCGATCCTTCCGAACCGTATGGCGCGAGAGGAGTACCACGGCTCCCAATCCGTCTACATCGATTCCATCCCGGACGAGGACGGCATATTCGACGGCCGTTACGTGCCGGCGATCTACGGCAAGGGATCGTGGGTGCTGCACATGCTCCGGCATAAAACCGGATGGGCGGGCTTTCTGGGAATCCTGCAGAGACACCGTAACGATTCCGTCGCGCGCGGCGGCTACGCCGACACCGAGCAGTTCCGGGCGAGTTGCGAGGCGGAGACCGGCCTCGACCTGGAGCGCTTCTTCCGGCAGTGGGTGTACCTCTCCGGTTCCCCCTCTTTCCGCGCGCTCCCCTTCGTGAAGCCGGGCGCGGACAGCCTCTGGATCCTCCTCGCCCAGGATCCGCAGCAGGACACCTGCTTCGCCGCGGATCTGGAGATCACCGCGCTGCTCGAGGACGGGACCGACACGCTGCTCACCGCGCCGATCGGCAATTGGGTCGACACGCTCCGTCTGGACGCGGGCGGCCCGGTCGCGGGCGTCCTCTTCGACGAAGAGAACTGGCTGCTCGACGACGGCTTCACGACTCCGCTCGACACGGCGCTCGCGCTGGAGGGGGACGGCGGCCGCGCACTCCTCCGTTGGGCGGTGGAGGATTCATTCTACAGCGGCGTCCGCCTCTATCGCGGCGACTCGGCCGAGGGACCATGGACGATCCTCGCCGGAGGGACCCAACCCCTCGACCTGGAGGGGAGCTACGACGACGGCGTTCCCACGGGAGGCGCCGCCTACTACGCGATCCGCGCCGTCTCCGATTCCCTTCCCGGCTGGGTGTCGACCCCCTCCAATGTCGTCGAGATCGCCACGCCGACACAAACGGAGTTGGTCTTCGGCACCGAGGAGAGTCCCGCCTCGCCGAACCCCTTCATCCTCGGCGCTCCCTATGTCTTCCGTTTCAACCTCGCCCGCTCCGGACCGGTGACGGTGCGCGTCTACGACGTGTCGGGCCGCCTGGTCCGCACCCTCCACGACGGGTCGATGCAATCCGGTTTCGCTCATGAAGTGGCGTGGGACGGTACGAACGGCGGAGGACGAACAGTCGCCCCCGGCGTCTATCTGATCCGCTTCGAATCGGGGAACATCACACTCACGCGGAAGGTCGTGGCGCTGCGGTAG